The genomic interval TGCCTTGGTCGTTGAAGGGGAGTGCTCGTCATGGGAATCCCTCGCGGCGCATTTGCAATCGCATTCGTGCTGACCTTCAGTTGGGCTCCGGTAGCTGCGCAACAGGTGACAGGCACGCCAGGCTCTCCTGGTGCCACCACCACAATCAACGGCAAGCAACTTCCGGCGCCCCCGTCGAAATTCGGCGGCATGGTCAAGGAAAAAGCCTCGGAGTCGACTCCGTGGTGGGCGCCGCGCGTCGTGCCACCGAAAGGCGCGCCCAACGTGCTGCTCATCATGACGGATGACCAGGGCTTTGGCGCACCTAGCACCTTCGGCGGCGTCATCCCTACGCCGTCGATGGACCGCATCGCCAAGGCTGGATTGCGATACACGAATTTTCATTCGACATCGTTGTGCTCGCCGACGCGGGCGGCGCTGATCACGGGTCGTAATCATCACTCAGTAGGTTATGGCGTCGTGGGTGAGATCGCGACGGGTTACCCCGGTTATGACTCGATCATCCCGATCGAGAAGGGCACCATCGGCACGATTCTCAAGGAGAACGGCTATGCGACGTCGTGGTTCGGCAAGGACCACAACACGCCGTCCTATCAATCAAGCCAAGCCGGGCCATTCCATCAATGGCCCAATGGAATGGGTTTTGAATATTTCTACGGCTTCGTCGGTGGCGACGCCAGCCAGTGGCAACCGAACCTGTTCCGCAACACGACGGCGATCTATCCGTTCCTCAACAATCCCGGCTGGAATCTGGAAACTGCAATGGCGGATGAAGCCATCCAGTACATCAAGCAGCTCAAGGAGGTTGCGCCGGGTAAGCCGTGGCTCGTCTACTACGTGCCGGGTGCGACCCATGCGCCGCATCACCCCACGCCCGAGTGGATCAAGAAGATCAGCGACATGCACCTGTTCGACGAGGGTTGGAACAAGGTGCGCGAGAAAATCTTCGCCAATCAGAAGCGGCTCGGCATCATGCCGGAGAACGCCAGTCTGACGCCGTGGCCAAAGGGATTGCAGGAGTGGGATTCCTTGAACCTGGAAGAGAAGAAGCTCTTCATCAGGCAGGCGGACATCTACGGCGCCTACCTCGCCTACGCGGATCACGAGATCGGACGTGTGATCCAGGCCGTGGAAGACCTTGGTCAGCTCGACAACACGCTTATCATCTACATCGGCGGCGACAATGGCGCGAGCGCCGAAGGTATGGTCAACGGCACGCCGAACGAATTCACGACCTTCAACGGGGTGCCCGTGCCAGTGAAGGATCAGTTACTCTGGTATCCGTTCTGGGGATCGGAGCGCACGTTCCCGCACTTCGCCGCGGGCTGGGCGTGGACGATGGATACGCCCTTCAAGTGGGTGAAGCAGGTGCCGTCGCATTTCGGCGGAACGGCCCAGGGCGTGGTGATGTCGTGGCCCGGCCACATCAATGATCTCGGCGGCATCCGACGGCAGTTCCACCACGTCATCGACATCGTGCCGACGATTCTGGAAGCGGCCGGCATCGCGCAGCCGGACATGGTCAACGGAATCAAGCAGGACCCGATCGAAGGCGTGAGCATGGCCTATACGTGGGAAAAGGCGGTTGCGAATGCGCCCTCGACCCGCAAGACGCAATACTTCGAGATGCTCGGCAACCGCGCCATCTATCAGGACGGTTGGGTCGCGGCGACGACGCCGGCGACGCTGCCGTGGGAGTTGAGCACCGCGACGCCCCCGGACGTTATCACCGGCTACAACTGGGAGCTCTACAACCTGCAGGAAGATCCAACCCAGTTCAATGACCTCGCTGCGAAGATGCCGGACAAGCTCAAGCAGATGCAGGATCTCTTCTATGCCGAAGCGAAGAAGTACAACGTTCTGCCGCTCGACAACTCGACGCTCGCGCGCTGGAATACGCCGCGTCCAAGCCTCACCGCGGGCCGCACGGAATTCACCTACTCCGGCGAATTGCTCGGCACGCCGGCCAGCGCCGCACCGAGTATCTTGAACAAGGGCTACGTCATCTCGGCGGAAGTGGAGATTCCGCAAGGTGGCGCCGAGGGCATGATCGTCACCCACGGCGGGCGCTTCGGCGGCTACGGCCTGTTCCTGAGCAAGGGCGAATTCGGCGCGGGGCGCGGCAAGGTCGTGTTCCTGTACAACCTGCTGGACCTGAAGCGCACGACATGGGAGGGCCCCGAGCTCGAAGCCGGGAAACACACCATCGTCTTCGAGTTCAAGCCCGAAGCGCCCGGCTTGGGCAAGGGCGGCACGGGCATCTTGTCGGTCGATGGCAAGGAGGTCGCGCGCAACACGCTGGAGCATACCACGCCGATCACCTTCCCCGAGGACGAGACCTTCGACATCGGTCAGGACACCCGCACGGGCCTCGCTCTGCTGGAGTATCGCTATGAGCCGCCGTTCAAGTTCACCGGCAAGCTGAACAAGCTGACATTCAAGCTCGATCCGGAGCCGGAAACGCAGGCGAAGAACTAGCCGGGATCGGGGGTTACATGCTGAACGGCTGCCCATCCCGAATGCGATCGCGAGAAGATCAGGAGTGCTGACCGTGGGACCCGCGCGTCGAATCCTGCTCATCTTGACGGCGGCGAGTGCAGTGCTTGCCGGTTTCGCGAACAGCGCATTCGCGGGCGACGTCGTGAGAAAAGACGAGCCAAGAGGAGAGGTCGGAAGCTGCGTCAATTACCCCGGGGTTCCCGCCGAAGATGGCGAGACAGCCGGAATGATATTCATTCCGGCAGGCACTTTCAGGATGGGTTCGGATCATCATCAGCCGGAAGAGCGGTTCACGCACATCGCGCGGGTTGATGCCTTCTGGATTGATCGTCATGAGGTGACCAACGCGCAGTTCAGGAAATTTGTCGATGCGACCGGTTACCGGACCCTGGCCCAACGTCCGGTCGATCCCAAGGCCCATCCTGACTGGCCGCAGGAGATGCTCGCTGCCGGCGCGATCGTGTTTGTGCCCCCGAAGGAGGCGAGAGGCAGAGACGGGCGATGGTGGCAATTTGTCGTCGGCGCAAACTGGCGTCAGCCCCGGGGCCCCGGCAGTTCTATTGCGGGTCGGGAAAACCACCCCGTCGTTCATATCGCTTATGAAGATGCACTCGCCTATGCGCGGTGGCTCGGTCGCAGCCTGCCTACGGAAGCGCAGTGGGAGTTCGCGGCGCGAGGAGGACGCGACGGCGAGGACGACTGGAGCAGTGCTTTCGATTCCGAAGGCAAGCCGATTGCGAATTCCTGGCAAGGCATTTTTCCCGTGCTGAACACCAACGAGGATGGCTATGCCGAAACCGCGCCGGTGGCGTGTTTTCCGCCAAATGGATACGGCCTGTACGACATGATCGGCAACGTGTGGGAGTGGACCAGCGATTGGTACAAGGCGGGGCATGCGAGAGAGACGGTCAGCAATCCAACAGGCCCCGAGTTGATCAGTCTTCGGTTGCCGCCGGATCAAGCGGCGAGCCGCGTCATCAAGGGCGGCTCATATTTGTGTGCCATGAACTATTGCTCGCGCTATCGGCCCGCCGCCAGACAGCCCCAGGAAAGCGACCTCGCCGCAGCGCATCTGGGCTTTCGCACCGTGCTCACCAAGCCGAGTCCTTGACGACTGCCATCTCGTCGCGTGACGACAAGGAGGGAGTCACGAACACTGCAAGTCGTGGTTTGAATTTCCGGCTTTGCTTTCTGGCCTCAGCGGCAGAACATTGGTCAGCTTCGTTGATCTTCCTGCATTCTGGTTCGAGTCCAACAGCTCTCGCTCCGTTTCGTTCGCGCCGTTTCTGGTGCGAAACTGGTGCGGGTGCTCCGAAACTGGCCAAATCGGCCATGATTGCTTTCACGATCGGCCCTTTGCGGTAATCCCGGCATGGGTCTGGCCCGATTTAATGGGCCTGGAGCCCGATTTAATCCGCCCATCCAGGCATGTGCCGGACAACCGCGTGCGCTTAATGAGCGTTTAACGCTTTTGCGCAACAGATAGATCACCAGCGCGGAATTAGTCCTAATTAACTGTGCGAACCGAGCTCCCGAGGGAGGGGAATCGGATGGGACTGCTTTTTGTTGGAGTGCTGGCAGGAGTCCTGATCGGCTTTGGCTGGTTCGCGCCTTCCCGAGGGTATTTCCTTGGCTGCGCATCGCCCCCCTGTTTCGACAGGGTTGAAGTCGCCCGACTCCCGCAGCCAACGCCGACGGCATTGGCGCCGGATCCTGCGATCGTCAAATCGAATTCTGCAACTCCGGGGAGGTCCGGCAAGAAATCATCTCCAAAGAAAAGCGGATCGGCCGATCTCGCCAAAGCGGCGTCCCCGCGGACGAGGATCAGCGTCCCGGCATCCGAACGGCCCGCGGAAGTATCAGATCCTGTCCTGGACAAGGCGAAGGTCACCATCGCGACGAAGATGGAGGATCCAGGATCGGCCGAATTCACCGATATGAAGCGCACAATGCGAAAGAACACGCTTGGACGCCCCGTGGATACGATTTGCGGGCGTGTAAAAGGAAGAAGCGCATCAGGCGGCGAGACCGGAGAGAGACCGTTTCTTTATCTCGTGAAGGAGGATGAAGCATATGTCGTCGACGGCAAGGCGGGGTCGGCGGCGTCAACGGCGTATCGAAATATCTGCAACTAGGGAATGCGTCGACTGCGTCACCGCGCAGTACGCGCCCAAATGATTTGAGCGGAAAGAATTTCCACCCAGGCGCCGGTGATCCCGCAGTGGATCCGGCACTAGCGGCGCCGCTCTCGTGATGATGCATTCAGGATGAGTGCAGCAGCAGGGGAGACGCAATACGGAATGGGAATATCTCGGAAGTTTCTTTTCAGCTCGAGGAAATCATGGACGACATAACCAACGCCTCAAAGCGGCTCGATGCATCGCTTCACTTGCCGGTTCTGGTGATCGTCGAACCGCTCCTGTTGCCTCGCACGTGTATTCTGACCGTCCTCAGGCGGGAATTGGCGGAAGTCGAGATTCTCGACATGGCAACGGTCGACAGCCTGGACTGCACGTCAACCCGCGATGTTCGTCTGGTGGTGCTGAGCATCGCAGACAAGCCGATCGACGATCCCTCGGTTGAGGACAATCTCGCCTTCGTTGCGGAGTGTTGTCCCAATGCCGCCGTTGCAGTCCTGTCAAATCATGACGACGAGCCGACCGTGCAGGCCGCGATGCAGCGGGGCGTGCGCGGCTTTCTTTCTACCTCGCTACCGATCGAGATCGCCATAGCTGGCCTGCGCCTTGTCCTCGTCGGCGGCGTCTACAGGCCGTTGCCGGTGGCCGGGATGAACAGGATACCGGATTTCGAGCCGCCGGATGCGCGCGGGCTTGCGCCCGCATATCTGATGAACGAGGGAGCCAGAGTTGCCATCGACAGGAGCGTGACCGATCTCACGCCTCGTGAGCTACAGGTTCTGGCGGAGTTGGAGCTCGGCCTGCCCAACAAGCTGATTGCCGCCAAATTGAATCTCTCGGAAAGCACAGTCAAAATGCACATTCAGCATATCATGAGGAAATGTGCCGCGCACAATCGCACGGAAGCCGTCCTCCGCTGGCGCGGCCGATTGCCCGCGCAGAGTCGCGATCACGAGCCCGGCGTAGCTCCAATGCCGGAGACCTAGTCAGCTCGACCAGGTTCAATCCTCTCTGAATGCACCGCGGAAGCTGTCGAGCAGGGGCCTGAGCGCGTAGAGAGCTACGGTACCGCGCCCTGTCGTGATGAACACTTGAACCGGCATGCCGGGGACGATCTGGATGTCGTTTGCCACGATCTGCGTGTCGTCGATCCGGATCCTGGTCGCGTAGTATGGCTGGTCGGTACGCTTGTCGAGGAGCCGGTCTGCGGATACGTGCACGACGGTTCCCTTCAGGCGAGGCACGCGACGCTGATTGTAAGGTACGAGGTGAACCTCGGCATTGAGGCCGGGATGAACCACATCGATGTCCTCGGGCCTCAGGCGCGCGGTCACGATGAGGCGGTCTTGCCGGGGCACCAGGTCCATGAGCGGAGCACCCGCTCCGATGACGCCGCCGGCTGTATGAATCCGCAAATCGGTTATCACACCGTCCTCGGGCGCCTTGACCTCCGTTCGCGATAGCTGATCCCTGGCCGCAAGCAACCGCTCGCGGAGCTGGAATATCTGGTTCTGTGCTTCACGAAGCGACTGTGCGATCTCGTTCTGCCTCTCGCTCTCGAGCTTGAACAATGTGGCCTGCTGTTCGCTGATGACCTGCCCGGCGCGGGAGATCTGCGCGGCGATCTCGCCGCGGCGGCCCTCGACGTCGGCCAGCTCCCGCTGCAGGTTCAGAAGCCGCGGCCGCCGTTCGAGCCCCTTGTTGACGAGGGTCGCGACCATATCCAGTTCCTCCCGGACGATGTTGACCCGCTGCCCGGTGGCGCTCTCCTGAGCCGTGAGACCTTCGATCTCCTTCTCGACTTGACGCCTTCGTTCGCGAATGACCGCAAGCTGCGACTCGTGAACCTGCAGGCGTGACTGAAAGATGAACTGCTGCGCCGACACCGCAGCGGCGGCCACTCCGTTCTGCTTGCTGTCCTGTTCCAGCGCGTCGGGGATCGCGATCCTCTCAAATCTCTGCTGCTCGGCTTGAAGCCGTGCGGCACGAGCGACTGCATCCCACAATTGGCCTTGAAGGCTTTGCATCTCCGAGCCGGCCCGGGTGTCGTCCAGCGCGATCAGCGTTTGGCCGCTTCGCACGATATCGCCATCCGAAACCAGGATCTTTTTGACGATACCGCCTTCCAGATGCTGAATCGTCTTGCGGCTCGATTCCGATTCCACGACGCCGGACGCGATCGCGGCGCTCTCGAGAGGCGCGAGGCTCGCCCATGTCCCGAGCCCCAGCATGAAGCAGAGCACCAGCAGATTGCCCGCGACGGTGATACCGCGAAGCCTTCCGCGTGGAGAGGTCGGCGTGGGCGTCGAGCACCATGGAAATTCCAGAGGCTCGAAATCGTCGATTGCGGTCACGACGCCAAATCGTCGGGCGGGCGGGGGGCTCGCCGGCGCTCGCATGAGCCGGTCCCAGATCATGGGAAGTCTCGAGACGGCGGGAAGCATTCGGATGGTGAGAGAGTTCCAGATCATGGCGCTATCTGCGAAGTAACCTGGGGTCGGCTCAGGTGCCGTTCAAAGATGTCCTCGCTGTCGCCGAACGCGGCGACCGCACCGTCTTCCATGATGGCAATCTTGTCCGTGGCGGCGAGGAGACCCATTCTGTGCGTGACCACGACCAGGATGACGCCTGCGAGCTTCATGCGCTCGATGGCATCCAGCAGCATTCGCTCGCCGCCGTAGTCGAGGCTGGCGTTAGGTTCGTCGAGAACGACGAGGCGTGGAGTACCGAAAAAGGCGCGGGCAAGACCGAGGCGCTGCCTATAGCCGCGCGAGAAGGTCGTTTCACTTTGAACCACCGTGTCGTAACCCAGCGGCAGGCGCATGATCGCCCCATGGATTCCGACGAGCTTGGCCGCTTCGACGACCTTCCGCCGGTCGGCATCTTCAAGGCGTGCAATGATGTCGTTGATGGTGTCGCCGAGCAGGTTGATGTCCTGGGGGAGATATCCGAGGCGGTCGCCGTTTCGGCCCTCGCGAAGCAGCGAGACGTCGGTATTGTCGAGGAAGACGCGGCCATATGTCGGCATCGACAGCCCGGCGATCACCTGGCCGAGCAAGGACTTGCCCGACCCGGACGGACCGATAATGCCAAGGCATTCTCCGGGCATGAGGCTGAACGAGACGCCGTTCAGCAGAAGATGGTCGGTCCCCGCAAGCCTCACGCTGACATTGTCGACGACGAGGCCGCTTGGCGCCTGCGGCGGGAAAACTCCCGCGCTCTCTTGCCGGGCGACGGGGAATGCGGCGAGAATTGCGCCGAGCCTCTGACAGGCGCTCATGGCCGTCACGAGTGATTTCCAGCCTGCGATCGCACTTTCGACCGGCGCGAGCGCCCGGCTGAACATCAGCGTGGCAGCAAAGATGATTGCCGGACTCTTCCCGTGATCGAGGACGAGCCACGCGGCAGCCCCCATGATCAAGACCTGCGACAGCGCGCGGACCGGTTTGGCGGCCAGGGAGACGATCTCGCCTCGCCGCAGTGCCACATCGTGCTCGCTGCGCGCTTGCTGCGCGTCACGGTGGATCATGCGCGCAGCGCTATCGAACATTCCCATGGCGCGGATCATGTGGATGTTGCCCGCGGCAGTCTGGAGGCGACCGCAGCTTCTGGACAGCGCGGCGCTGGATCTGAGCAGAACGTCTTCCGTGACCAGCTCTCCGGCGACCGTGAGTGCGAACAGGAGAGCGACGCAGCAGGCGCCCACCACGCCAAGCAGCGGATGGATCAGAACGAGGACAAGGAGGAACAAGGGCGCCCAGAGCGCGTCGAACAGCATCGTACATGCGCCGGACTCGACGAACTGGCGCAGCACGGTGAGATCCCGATATGCGCCCGACGCTTGCGTCCAATCGCCGCGAAACGCCGATTCCAGGCCGGCCGAAAGCACGCAAGGACGAAGGCGATCGTCGAGCCAGGCGCCGAGGCGTCCAAGGACGGCGCGCCGCAATGCATCGAACACACCGCCGACGACCACTGTGATCGCGACAATGAGCGTGAGCAGGAGCAACGTGTCGCCGCTCCGGCTCGACAACACCCGGTCGTAGATCTGAAGAAGATAGATGGAGGGCGCAAACAGAAGCAGGTTGTAGCTGCAGCTATATGCGAATACGAGACCTAGCGGTCCCACGCAGGACCGGAGTGCTGCGTGCAGTGGCGTCCGGATCTGCGGCAGGATGGGCAACCGAAGGGGCGGCATCAGCATGATCGTCACCGCCTGAAATCGAGGTCCGGTGCACCTGACCGATGGCCAAACTCGTCTGCCAACGGTATCGGCGGGGTATTGGCTCGAACTTCAGGACCGGTGGCGGAAGCCACCGGTCCTTCCAGTCGGACGAGCGGCTGGTCAGAGCGTATCGAGATGGAAGGTCACTCCGCCACCCCATGCGAAGTTGCCGTCCCCGCCATCGCCGCCGATGCCGGCCACGACTTCCTGGTGCTGGTCCACCTCGACCTTGTTGATCTGGGTGGCATCCGTATTGGCGTAGACCTTGGAGGTATCATAGCCGCTGTAGGATTTCTGGCTTCCGTTCGACTCGGCGTCTCCGCCTTCGGCCTTGGAGAACACCGAGGCCTTGGCGTTTGCGCCGCCGGCATCCCAATCCGCCGTCTGTTTGACGTGATCGCCGGTGCTCACGTGCACGTCGGCGCCTTCCGCCTTGTTGGTCGGATCGTAGTTGACAGTCGGCTTGCTGATGATGGCTCCCTTGAAAGTACCATCGCCGCCATTTCCGGCACTTTGACCACCGGTGTCGATTGATTTGACTTTGATCGTATCCGAGATGTTGATTGCCTTGGGCATCATTTGAGGCCTCCGTCGTTTTGTTGGCTGTCGTGCAACATCCATCCCGATCAGGCGGACGCGCACGGCAAGTCTGATCCGCCCGTGCGCGAGCGCGATAGATGTCAAATCGGGCACCATCGGGTTTGGTGGGCTGACGTACGAAAGTACGACATTTCCTCAGGGGAAGGCGCCGCTGCGCGGGCTTTGCATGCGAAGAGTGGCGACGGCGCGTGCCGCGATGCGATCGGCCATGCGAGCGATGGGACGTTTCGCTATGCCACCAGGTGAAGATCCGACAAGAGATGCGCGGCATCGCCACCCAGCGCGAGATTGCCGTGGCCGCCGTCCCCGCCAACTCCGGCGATCTGGACCGCACTCTGGTCGATGTGCACGTTGTTGACCTGATCGGCCACGGCCGTCGAATGTGGACCTGCGATCGCTATGTTGATAGGTGCATAGACCGCGACGCTGACGTCGATCAGACTGCCCGCAAAATAACCGTTGCCGCCATTGCCTGCGCTGTTCGAACCGGTCGCGATCGTATCGGAGCCGCCCCACAGATTATGGGAGAGAAGGCTCGCATGGCCGCCCGCTGCGGCGTTGTCGTTGCCGCCGTGGCCGCCAACGCCAGCGATCTGAACCGCAGATTGATCCACGGAGACATCATTTATCTGGACCGCGTAAGCGCTGGAGCCATAGCCCGCGATTGCGATGTTGATCGGGCTGTACACGACAAACGAGGTATGGACGAGTTCCCCGTAGAACACGCCGTAACCGCCATTGCCGGCCTGGTTTCCGCCCGTTTGAACGTCAAAGATGCCCCCTCCGTTGCTTGATCCCCAACCGGGGTCGAGCGTGATGACGCTGCCGCCGGCGGCCACATTGCCATGTCCGCCGCTTCCGCCAACGCCCGCGATCTGAGTGGCCGATTGATCGATGTCGACCGTGTTCGATTGACTTGCATGCGCAGTGCCGCCCGAGCCCGCTATCGCAATATTGATCGGATGATAGATCACCACGGGAGCGTCCACGATCGCACCCGAGAAATAGCCGCTGCCGCCGTTGCCGGCGCTGTTGTCGCCGCTCGCGATCACGCCGGAGCCTGAAAACGTATTGACGCTCCCACCCGCCGCAATGTTGTCATTGCCGCCATGGCCGCCGACGCCGGCCATCTGAAAAGCGGATTGATCGACATTCAAATCGTTGGACTGGTTGGCCAGGGCGACCGAGCCGTACCCCATGCTCACCGAGATGTTGATCGGTTCGTAGATCAACAGGGACGCGTGAATGATACCTCCGTAAAAGTGGCCATCCCCGCCGTTGCCGGCCGTGTTCGCCCCACTCTCGACCGAAGCAATGCCCATCCCGGAATAGGGTGCGCCGACAGCAGGCTTCGTGGACGAAACATCCAGGCCCGCCGCAGCGTGGTTGCCGGCGTGGCCGCCCATGTCGGCCCCCGATGTGGGATGTTTGGATTGAACCGGGTCGGAGTCTTTATGCTGGGCATTCGCGTTCGCGAAGTACGCTCCAGCCGGGCCGGGACCATAGACCAGGGCGCCACCGCCGATCGCGTCAGCCACGATTGGAGCACTCGGCCCAGGGCCTGGTTCGCCATCGTACCCATCGTGGTGATGAGAGGCGTGATGTAGCCGGATTCCATCCGACATCCGCGAAAAATCCATCGTAGCCTCCCTCATCGCATTCGCTCCGCGCGGTCGGACAGGTTCTGCACTCCGGACAGAATGTCGTCCTGGGAAGGTCGAATGCCCAGTCGTCAGTTCGGATATAGCGCTTCGTCTGGCACACGTAACATCGGCTACGTCCGTTTGAGTGCGGTTACAGCCTTTGCATCAATCCCCTCTGCGCGCACAGGACGTCTGTGGCGCCAAAACCTGCGAACGGCGCGTGCATTCGCGCGCGGCCCGCCAGATGGGCGCCCCTCCTTCTGCGTCGACCGCACGACTGCAGAACTGGCGCGGCATTCGTGCCTGTATCTCGCCTGTAGCCGAAATGAATCCACCGCGTTGCCCGATTTAAGTCGTATTGCGACCTAGGTCGCGGCCAAAGCTCGTGTCCGGCCAGGGGCGCAACACCGGGGGTTTTCATGTCCGGTCATTTGCGATTTTGTTTCGCCGCTTTTGGACTTCTTGCAGGTCTCTCGACGTCGTCTGCGTCTGCGAACCCATTTTCCGCATTCTTCAATACCGAACCCGCGCCAGCCGCTGCGCCCGCGCCCGCGCCCGCTTCAGCGGAAGTGGAGTGCTTGTCGCGGCCCGGCAGGTCGACCGCCGACGGCCAGCGCTGGGTCTATCGGGTGGAAGGCCGGCGCAGATGCTGGTTCCAGGTCGCCGAAGGGACAGAGACGGCGAAGAAGCTGGTTCGGCATCGCGCCGCCAGACATCGTGTCGCCAGGGCCGAAGAGAACAAGTCCGCAGCGCGCAAGCGGAAGGCGGTGGTGGATGCGCGCGCGGAGCTGCAGCGCTCCGCACCTGAGGATACGTCTCGGCCGAGCCCGTCCGCGCCCGTGCAGGTGGTTGATGCCGGTCCCGTCCTTGCGACCGGGACCGCGACCCGTGTGTCGCCGGCCCCCCTTTCCAAACGCGCGAACGACCGGCTCACGGCTGACGAGATCACGCCGCGCCAAGTCGACCGCCAGGTCGACGTCGAGGCGCTCCTGGCGGCCGCGCCGGCCGCCAGTGACGCGCCGCTCGCCCTTGCCACCGCCGAGGCGGGCGATGACGGGTGGGGCTGGACCTGGCTTGGCATGCTGCTGATGGCTTTGGGGCTTTTCTCCGTCTTGAGCGGGAGTCGAACCATTCGGGAGGCCATCTTTCGCTTGCCAGGGGCTGCTGCTGGCCAAAACGCGACCTCGCGGGGAGGTGGGGCAAAGCGGCCATTCGGCCTGAACCGCACGTCTCGGATCGGCTCGGCGGCGACCTGAACGGCTGGGAC from Bradyrhizobium arachidis carries:
- a CDS encoding arylsulfatase, which codes for MGIPRGAFAIAFVLTFSWAPVAAQQVTGTPGSPGATTTINGKQLPAPPSKFGGMVKEKASESTPWWAPRVVPPKGAPNVLLIMTDDQGFGAPSTFGGVIPTPSMDRIAKAGLRYTNFHSTSLCSPTRAALITGRNHHSVGYGVVGEIATGYPGYDSIIPIEKGTIGTILKENGYATSWFGKDHNTPSYQSSQAGPFHQWPNGMGFEYFYGFVGGDASQWQPNLFRNTTAIYPFLNNPGWNLETAMADEAIQYIKQLKEVAPGKPWLVYYVPGATHAPHHPTPEWIKKISDMHLFDEGWNKVREKIFANQKRLGIMPENASLTPWPKGLQEWDSLNLEEKKLFIRQADIYGAYLAYADHEIGRVIQAVEDLGQLDNTLIIYIGGDNGASAEGMVNGTPNEFTTFNGVPVPVKDQLLWYPFWGSERTFPHFAAGWAWTMDTPFKWVKQVPSHFGGTAQGVVMSWPGHINDLGGIRRQFHHVIDIVPTILEAAGIAQPDMVNGIKQDPIEGVSMAYTWEKAVANAPSTRKTQYFEMLGNRAIYQDGWVAATTPATLPWELSTATPPDVITGYNWELYNLQEDPTQFNDLAAKMPDKLKQMQDLFYAEAKKYNVLPLDNSTLARWNTPRPSLTAGRTEFTYSGELLGTPASAAPSILNKGYVISAEVEIPQGGAEGMIVTHGGRFGGYGLFLSKGEFGAGRGKVVFLYNLLDLKRTTWEGPELEAGKHTIVFEFKPEAPGLGKGGTGILSVDGKEVARNTLEHTTPITFPEDETFDIGQDTRTGLALLEYRYEPPFKFTGKLNKLTFKLDPEPETQAKN
- a CDS encoding formylglycine-generating enzyme family protein, with product MLTVGPARRILLILTAASAVLAGFANSAFAGDVVRKDEPRGEVGSCVNYPGVPAEDGETAGMIFIPAGTFRMGSDHHQPEERFTHIARVDAFWIDRHEVTNAQFRKFVDATGYRTLAQRPVDPKAHPDWPQEMLAAGAIVFVPPKEARGRDGRWWQFVVGANWRQPRGPGSSIAGRENHPVVHIAYEDALAYARWLGRSLPTEAQWEFAARGGRDGEDDWSSAFDSEGKPIANSWQGIFPVLNTNEDGYAETAPVACFPPNGYGLYDMIGNVWEWTSDWYKAGHARETVSNPTGPELISLRLPPDQAASRVIKGGSYLCAMNYCSRYRPAARQPQESDLAAAHLGFRTVLTKPSP
- a CDS encoding response regulator transcription factor, whose protein sequence is MDDITNASKRLDASLHLPVLVIVEPLLLPRTCILTVLRRELAEVEILDMATVDSLDCTSTRDVRLVVLSIADKPIDDPSVEDNLAFVAECCPNAAVAVLSNHDDEPTVQAAMQRGVRGFLSTSLPIEIAIAGLRLVLVGGVYRPLPVAGMNRIPDFEPPDARGLAPAYLMNEGARVAIDRSVTDLTPRELQVLAELELGLPNKLIAAKLNLSESTVKMHIQHIMRKCAAHNRTEAVLRWRGRLPAQSRDHEPGVAPMPET
- a CDS encoding HlyD family type I secretion periplasmic adaptor subunit, with product MTAIDDFEPLEFPWCSTPTPTSPRGRLRGITVAGNLLVLCFMLGLGTWASLAPLESAAIASGVVESESSRKTIQHLEGGIVKKILVSDGDIVRSGQTLIALDDTRAGSEMQSLQGQLWDAVARAARLQAEQQRFERIAIPDALEQDSKQNGVAAAAVSAQQFIFQSRLQVHESQLAVIRERRRQVEKEIEGLTAQESATGQRVNIVREELDMVATLVNKGLERRPRLLNLQRELADVEGRRGEIAAQISRAGQVISEQQATLFKLESERQNEIAQSLREAQNQIFQLRERLLAARDQLSRTEVKAPEDGVITDLRIHTAGGVIGAGAPLMDLVPRQDRLIVTARLRPEDIDVVHPGLNAEVHLVPYNQRRVPRLKGTVVHVSADRLLDKRTDQPYYATRIRIDDTQIVANDIQIVPGMPVQVFITTGRGTVALYALRPLLDSFRGAFRED
- a CDS encoding type I secretion system permease/ATPase, whose protein sequence is MLMPPLRLPILPQIRTPLHAALRSCVGPLGLVFAYSCSYNLLLFAPSIYLLQIYDRVLSSRSGDTLLLLTLIVAITVVVGGVFDALRRAVLGRLGAWLDDRLRPCVLSAGLESAFRGDWTQASGAYRDLTVLRQFVESGACTMLFDALWAPLFLLVLVLIHPLLGVVGACCVALLFALTVAGELVTEDVLLRSSAALSRSCGRLQTAAGNIHMIRAMGMFDSAARMIHRDAQQARSEHDVALRRGEIVSLAAKPVRALSQVLIMGAAAWLVLDHGKSPAIIFAATLMFSRALAPVESAIAGWKSLVTAMSACQRLGAILAAFPVARQESAGVFPPQAPSGLVVDNVSVRLAGTDHLLLNGVSFSLMPGECLGIIGPSGSGKSLLGQVIAGLSMPTYGRVFLDNTDVSLLREGRNGDRLGYLPQDINLLGDTINDIIARLEDADRRKVVEAAKLVGIHGAIMRLPLGYDTVVQSETTFSRGYRQRLGLARAFFGTPRLVVLDEPNASLDYGGERMLLDAIERMKLAGVILVVVTHRMGLLAATDKIAIMEDGAVAAFGDSEDIFERHLSRPQVTSQIAP